The following DNA comes from Cotesia glomerata isolate CgM1 unplaced genomic scaffold, MPM_Cglom_v2.3 scaffold_49, whole genome shotgun sequence.
taaattgatattaaataaaagaattataaCCAAAATTGCTTTTTCTATCATGTTGTTTTATGAgagttgatttttatttttaatctagtacaagtgtttaaaaattaaatcataaaataaatatattttttatcataaattgtcaaaactcttacgaattttaatgaaatatttttaaaataataacaaataaaaaattaaaaaatcatttaatcatttgtttttaaataaaatgatcacaaatattttccaatattataatattactttattttaatttattgaatttagtATATTTAACTTCATTTGACTCATGCGCAGTACATGAACttctttagtttatttatttaacgacAGTTGATTTTAtccataaaataataaattacaatgattatgaattgaaacataaaaactgagcataaatatcaaataattatttaattacttaatattttaaattcgatATTAATACTTATGTCGAAAGGGGAAGGGAGTgtattatagtttttaaaaaactgtacATCTGGAAATAaatactactactactactactactactactaattatctataaaaattaattattgataaataaatgttagataaaactaaataaactaataaaaacaataaattttcagaCTGGGTGAAGAATTACGCGGAAGTGAGGGTTTAAGTCCAAAGCGACAAAGGCATGACGATCTGGACTTGCAAGACGAAGTGTTCAGCGACTTTTACATACTGCCACCCACCCCGCGCCTGCTGTCCCACATAGACGACCTGCCGGATCAACAGTCGGATAACTCCTTGGCGAGTTATCACCAGCATGATAATCGGCTGGGATCAACGAGCGAGCGTTCGACGACATCTACCAATCTCTTCTCGGCGGACATTGTCGACACGTCGCTGTCGTCAATCGGTCGATCCACAGACTCTATAAGCTTAATGGACGTGACGGACGTCGGGGGCGACACCGACAGAATTTGCGACTTCTCCAGATTTTCCGACTCAAAAACTCTAGAGGAGCGGCTAGTGGAGTTTCACTCCCTCGACGAGCACTTTGACCTCACCAAATTCGAGAGAAATAACAACCAGAGTTGCGGGAGAGCCTTTCATGACATCCAGACCTTCCACAGTCTTGTGCCCGGTCTTGAGACCTAGACCAAATTTAAGTCTGATGACACATCGGAGGTGCCCGTGCGCCGCTAATTATatcagattttttataaacataaatttaaataattaataaaatgaataaataaataaatttaaaaattgcgtCGGGTGAAACAATACTCTGGCGTTTAGAGACTGTCCCACTTGCATCGAGACTGGATACCAATAAcaagaatattaaataaacataaagaCACTACTGTTGTTACGGTGAACGTTAAAGTTTATTATACAATATTAATATCCTGATTATTGTCTGTTTGTCTGGTGATGTATAAGAAGTCGGTAAATCGTCCAAGTGGAGGAGACTGCCTTAATCGGATTAGATCACACGGATACTAAACGTCGTTTTTCGCGACCGTCCGCAGCTGCAATCCGTCTAGTTAAATTCGTAAATACTTCGGCAGCCATTCAACCGCCAGTTTTAAGAATAAAGTAACCAAACAAtgtgactattatttttagttaaacaacaaaattattgtttGTTAGTTTTTATTCAGTTTTTGAGCCATCAATTAAAACTACAGAACTTGAAGTTCCTcgaaagtgaaatttttttggcgaGCTAAGTGTTGATTGATGAGCGGATGAGGCGTCGGCCGTTACGAatcttttattataaatatttaatgtgtatgtatgcatttttaaatttaaacaaaaatttataaatatatatatatatacatattaatatgattattaaaatttgtatacACAACgtttgtatatattatagaaTATTTTAAGCGCGTATGTCTCACAGATCACTGTTTAAATTTCCAttgcaataaattaaataaaaaaaatattataattataataaagtaaaaactttttttttcactggaAAGTTACTGTCGCTGAGACAGCGCACATGTATATAAGAATTATTgagataaataaatgatataataataataataataatgaagaatAGTCAAGAGTAGATAAAACTATACCGAAAAGGGTGTATACCGATCGAAAATGacatattcaaattaataaagattTATCGGTGTCGCATTACTGCGACTGGGCCTTAGTTAATTTCTTCTATTATTTTTGCTcgtttttattaatcattattattatgattatttttttctttgttatttgtaataaacggttccattatttttaaaatgaaataaagtaTGTAAAGAGTGACAGTGGACAGACAAAAAAACTTGTAGttagtagaatttttaaaattgtactttagCTTCCCCgcgtaaatttatttagactCTACGGATCaacaaattgtaaaaaaaattattgataaatgtTTTATGAAAGGCTTATGTGAAAATTATTGTAAGGcttatgtgaaaatttttgatactgAAAATAGCAGACATCTGAAAACACCAATTTATTgggttttaaaaataaattatggatcGATGGcctgtattaaaattttctaattgaaaaaatagtatattacacccctagggaagtaaagtaagaaatgtctcagatcacaggtaattgttggccgaggcgaagccgaggtcaacaaacatgtgatctgaggctttcttatttacttcccgagaagtgtatactatttttttcccCGACGAAGACGGAAAGCGACAACTTCGTTTCGCACAGCGGGGCTAAAGTTGATGCTTTACACCCGGAGgggaaatagtatattacacgcctagggaagtaaagtaagaaatgtctcagatcacatgtaattgtcggccgaggcgaagccgaggttgacaaacatgtgatctgaggctttcttatttacttcccgtggagtgtatactatttttttgctcgacgaaggcggaaagcggcaactttgtttagc
Coding sequences within:
- the LOC123274637 gene encoding uncharacterized protein LOC123274637 (The sequence of the model RefSeq protein was modified relative to this genomic sequence to represent the inferred CDS: added 76 bases not found in genome assembly), whose amino-acid sequence is MLDFEQQANQAQALASLDEDWHLLGDAKMRLEEDLVIRRSRPTMISAKYRAREERRRLLKISASKLRSIEDPEASLCKSVLINNAVKRLQRENTRNYGLPLSSYLDDSSKENDVSVNLIVGDSESSKKRLGEELRGSEGLSPKRQRHDDLDLQDEVFSDFYILPPTPRLLSHIDDLPDQQSDNSLASYHQHDNRLGSTSERSTTSTNLFSADIVDTSLSSIGRSTDSISLMDVTDVGGDTDRICDFSRFSDSKTLEERLVEFHSLDEHFDLTKFERNNNQSCGRAFHDIQTFHSLVPGLET